A single genomic interval of Sphingobium sp. EM0848 harbors:
- a CDS encoding acyl-CoA dehydrogenase family protein, giving the protein MTVSAEDLQMLADTAREWVSDNAPARAGLGRDPALGASQWRGVAEMGWAGAAVPEETGGAGFGFVGLGALLGEIGREIADIPLLASGIAASLVARFGSDVARYETLPGLLSGETQAALAIGEGAHHGGALSTTATRTTGGWVLNGRKSWVQGAASAAVLLVAAQGDTPMLFLVDAQAVRHEAIDSVDGRAFAHVILDNVAVTDDALLAGGGDTVARAVDLARIGLAAEMVGACERAIEITVDYLKTREQFGRKIGSFQALQHRAAQMLVDLELARSSVQAALAAADEDRPDLEELAILAKYMAGEAIHLASSEMVQLHGGIGMTSEHVAGNYIKWARVSEALLGGNAFLGERYATIKGY; this is encoded by the coding sequence ATGACCGTTTCTGCTGAAGACCTTCAGATGCTTGCCGACACCGCTCGGGAGTGGGTGAGCGACAATGCGCCTGCGCGCGCCGGATTGGGGCGAGATCCGGCGCTTGGGGCCAGTCAGTGGCGCGGCGTCGCCGAAATGGGCTGGGCCGGGGCGGCCGTGCCGGAGGAAACGGGCGGCGCGGGTTTCGGCTTTGTCGGCCTTGGCGCACTGCTGGGCGAGATCGGGCGCGAGATTGCGGATATTCCCTTGCTCGCGAGCGGCATTGCTGCGTCGCTGGTGGCGCGTTTCGGGTCCGATGTGGCGCGCTACGAGACGCTACCGGGCCTGCTCAGCGGTGAGACGCAGGCTGCTCTGGCGATTGGGGAGGGCGCGCACCATGGCGGCGCTCTGTCGACGACGGCGACGCGGACGACGGGGGGCTGGGTGCTGAACGGCCGCAAAAGCTGGGTGCAGGGCGCGGCCAGCGCCGCTGTGCTGCTGGTCGCGGCGCAGGGTGACACGCCGATGCTGTTCCTGGTCGATGCGCAGGCGGTTCGTCATGAGGCGATTGACAGCGTCGACGGCCGTGCCTTCGCTCATGTGATCCTCGACAATGTCGCCGTGACCGATGATGCTCTGCTGGCGGGCGGCGGCGATACAGTGGCGCGTGCGGTTGATCTGGCCCGGATCGGCCTTGCCGCAGAAATGGTCGGCGCCTGTGAGCGCGCGATCGAAATCACAGTGGACTATCTCAAGACCCGCGAGCAGTTCGGCCGCAAGATCGGCTCTTTTCAGGCCTTGCAGCATCGCGCTGCGCAGATGCTGGTCGATCTGGAACTGGCGCGGTCTAGCGTGCAGGCGGCGCTGGCCGCTGCGGATGAAGATCGGCCCGATCTGGAGGAGTTGGCGATCCTCGCCAAATATATGGCGGGGGAGGCGATCCATCTCGCCAGTAGCGAGATGGTGCAGCTCCATGGCGGCATCGGCATGACCTCAGAGCATGTCGCGGGCAATTATATCAAATGGGCGCGGGTGAGCGAGGCACTGCTGGGCGGCAATGCTTTCCTTGGCGAACGCTACGCCACGATCAAAGGCTATTGA
- a CDS encoding acyl-CoA dehydrogenase family protein: protein MSDFRQLARDWIAANLPASIRIAMPEEEIPWGGRKPTYPNPDTKAWLDAMIAQGWTAPTWPSAYGGAGLDAAQAMILQEELQRAGARPALFSFGLWMLGPVLLEYGTDEQKARFLPSIVRAETRWCQGYSEPGAGSDLASLRTRAEDKGDHWLVNGQKIWTSYADKADWIFALVRTDMDAPKHLGISFLLIDLQTPGVSVRPIELISGSSPFCETFFDDVKVPKENMVGPLNGGWTIAKKLLQYERQNVSAVGFGGDRSVRIEDLAKRAVGEVDGRIADGALRARIARHNLYERAVDVTTRRTQIAADSGDVGVLTSVVKYASAKAHQARGELAVELLGLDGLGWSGDNFDAGDLNETRKWLRSKGNSIEGGTSEINLNVISKRVLGLPD from the coding sequence TTGAGTGATTTTCGTCAGCTCGCGCGGGACTGGATTGCCGCGAACCTGCCGGCATCGATCCGCATCGCCATGCCCGAGGAGGAAATCCCCTGGGGCGGGCGCAAACCGACCTATCCCAATCCCGATACGAAGGCGTGGCTGGATGCGATGATCGCACAGGGCTGGACCGCGCCAACCTGGCCATCGGCTTATGGCGGCGCGGGGCTGGACGCGGCGCAGGCGATGATCTTGCAGGAGGAATTGCAGCGCGCGGGCGCGCGGCCGGCGCTTTTTTCCTTCGGGCTGTGGATGCTGGGGCCGGTGCTGCTGGAATATGGCACAGACGAGCAGAAGGCGCGCTTCCTTCCTTCCATAGTGCGGGCCGAAACCCGCTGGTGTCAGGGCTATTCGGAGCCGGGCGCCGGGTCCGATCTGGCCTCGCTGCGCACAAGGGCGGAGGACAAGGGCGACCATTGGCTGGTCAATGGGCAGAAAATCTGGACCAGCTATGCCGACAAGGCCGACTGGATTTTCGCTCTGGTGCGTACCGATATGGACGCGCCCAAGCATCTGGGCATTTCCTTTCTGTTGATCGACCTCCAGACGCCGGGCGTTTCGGTGCGGCCGATTGAGCTGATCTCCGGCTCTTCACCTTTCTGCGAGACCTTCTTCGACGATGTGAAGGTGCCCAAGGAGAATATGGTCGGTCCGCTCAATGGCGGCTGGACCATCGCCAAGAAGCTGCTGCAATATGAGCGGCAGAATGTGTCGGCGGTGGGCTTTGGCGGCGACCGCAGCGTGCGGATCGAGGATCTGGCGAAGCGTGCGGTTGGCGAGGTCGACGGGCGGATCGCTGACGGCGCGCTGCGGGCGCGGATCGCGCGGCATAATTTGTATGAGCGGGCCGTGGATGTCACCACGCGCCGGACGCAGATCGCTGCCGATAGCGGCGATGTTGGGGTGCTCACCTCGGTCGTCAAATATGCGTCGGCCAAGGCCCATCAGGCGCGGGGGGAACTGGCCGTCGAACTGCTGGGGCTGGATGGCCTGGGCTGGTCCGGCGACAATTTCGATGCCGGTGATCTCAATGAAACACGCAAATGGCTGCGGTCCAAGGGAAATTCGATCGAAGGCGGGACGTCGGAGATCAATCTCAACGTGATTTCCAAGCGCGTGCTTGGCCTGCCCGACTGA
- a CDS encoding RNA polymerase sigma factor has protein sequence MTYAPQDQSAWQRLSRRVGRWTRRPAMAEDLLQTAFVRMLSYQEPVANPDNFLMRVAGNVAIDQDRRERTRRAEPLSVDLHEMLRSDDPLPDEALDARRRLEAVTAALDSLPERTRRIFLMHRLDGYKYREIAELEAISISAVEKHIAKAALFIGGWRDA, from the coding sequence ATGACCTACGCGCCACAAGACCAATCGGCATGGCAACGCCTTTCGCGACGGGTAGGGCGCTGGACGCGCCGTCCCGCCATGGCGGAAGATCTGCTGCAGACGGCCTTCGTGCGGATGCTCAGCTATCAGGAACCAGTTGCCAATCCCGACAATTTTCTGATGCGGGTCGCGGGCAATGTCGCGATCGACCAGGACCGGCGAGAGCGCACGCGCCGCGCTGAGCCCCTATCCGTCGACCTGCATGAGATGCTGCGCAGCGACGATCCCCTGCCCGATGAGGCATTGGACGCGCGGCGGCGGCTGGAAGCGGTCACGGCGGCGCTCGACAGCCTGCCGGAGCGGACGCGTCGGATATTCCTGATGCATCGGCTCGACGGTTACAAATATCGCGAGATTGCTGAACTGGAAGCGATCAGCATCAGCGCAGTGGAAAAACATATCGCCAAGGCTGCCTTGTTCATTGGCGGCTGGCGCGATGCATAA
- a CDS encoding MFS transporter: protein MKMDMQALTPGGMTIGEEFRRSWKPMVAVVLGICFGSVPAYSLGAFIQPLTQEFGWSVTQITGWMLCWSLGAICSAPIAGYLADRVGAKGVALVSLFVLAGILAATGFAVETLAQYYLSGFAIGAIVSGTSAITYGRIVSSLFSRGLGTALGIMSTGIGASAIIGPRLMQGIIDAYDWRTALFVEAAFPLIILPLLGLWLREGHSDQMIANRAPKGEGFTLGTALRMPVFWIMSLGALLYGICVGGVSVNLMPFLATEGISRAEAASAVGLFGFATVTGRFLTGIIIDRVHIHASVLMSIVLAAEALSFVLLAYGGGGVALLIALPIFGFAVGAEADCLAYCTVRIFGRRYYGSIFGILGIVMLYIGTGIGPVLFSLSQEKLGGYGMAFNIWTGLALLAVPLFLWVARVPFFAGADEGY, encoded by the coding sequence ATGAAGATGGACATGCAGGCGCTGACGCCGGGTGGCATGACCATCGGGGAGGAATTCCGCCGGTCGTGGAAGCCGATGGTCGCGGTGGTCCTCGGTATCTGCTTCGGCAGCGTGCCGGCCTATTCGCTGGGCGCCTTCATCCAGCCTTTGACTCAGGAGTTCGGCTGGTCCGTGACGCAGATCACCGGCTGGATGCTGTGCTGGAGCCTTGGCGCGATCTGCTCGGCGCCGATCGCAGGCTATCTCGCCGATCGGGTCGGGGCGAAGGGCGTGGCGCTGGTTTCGCTCTTCGTGCTGGCGGGGATATTAGCGGCGACGGGCTTTGCCGTGGAGACGCTCGCGCAATATTATCTGAGCGGCTTTGCCATTGGCGCGATTGTTTCGGGCACCAGCGCTATCACCTATGGCCGAATCGTGAGCAGCCTGTTCTCGAGGGGGCTGGGAACTGCGCTTGGCATCATGTCGACCGGCATCGGAGCAAGTGCGATCATCGGGCCACGGTTGATGCAAGGGATCATCGACGCCTATGACTGGCGCACGGCGCTGTTTGTGGAGGCCGCCTTTCCGCTCATCATCCTGCCCCTGCTGGGCCTGTGGCTGCGCGAAGGGCATAGCGACCAGATGATCGCAAATCGCGCGCCCAAGGGAGAGGGATTCACGCTTGGCACGGCCCTTCGCATGCCCGTTTTCTGGATCATGTCGCTTGGCGCGTTGCTCTACGGCATTTGCGTTGGTGGCGTGTCGGTCAATCTGATGCCTTTCCTTGCGACGGAGGGGATCAGCCGCGCGGAAGCAGCTTCAGCGGTGGGATTGTTCGGCTTTGCGACAGTGACGGGGCGCTTTCTGACCGGGATAATCATCGATCGCGTTCATATCCATGCCTCTGTGCTGATGTCGATCGTGCTCGCCGCTGAGGCTCTGTCCTTCGTCCTGCTTGCTTATGGCGGTGGCGGGGTGGCGCTGCTGATTGCCTTGCCGATATTCGGTTTCGCGGTCGGGGCGGAGGCGGATTGCCTCGCCTATTGCACGGTGCGGATTTTCGGCCGGCGCTATTATGGCAGCATCTTTGGCATATTGGGCATCGTCATGCTCTATATCGGGACCGGGATCGGGCCTGTGCTTTTCAGTCTCTCGCAGGAAAAGCTTGGCGGCTACGGCATGGCTTTCAATATCTGGACGGGATTGGCGCTGTTGGCGGTCCCGCTCTTTCTTTGGGTGGCACGGGTGCCCTTTTTTGCCGGAGCGGACGAAGGCTATTGA
- a CDS encoding SDR family NAD(P)-dependent oxidoreductase, protein MIDENKPLAGKVAIITGAGQPVSIGRSHAMAFARAGAKVVVNDNGSPLDGVGTDASLADMVVREIRDAGGEAVASVESVATTEGANAIVQTALDAFGKVDILVNNAGNQRFARIYEATDEDFDSLVAVHLKGTFNMTRAVSKPMMAQRYGVILNTASTGGLGFYGNSIYAAVKEGTVGFTRSVARDLGPHGIRCNAIRPGAVSRMRADPKASEMANEAELVHGFPTAWNQFIVRDMVTSTNEAPETDLNPDHIANFVLWLCSDAAANVNGLTFRVAGGEIGLMTDPEVSRSVFRAGGWDFKALNQPQVRNYLIGGLVNRFAGKGGQ, encoded by the coding sequence ATGATCGACGAGAACAAACCCCTGGCCGGCAAGGTCGCGATCATCACCGGCGCGGGACAGCCGGTTTCGATCGGGCGCTCGCACGCCATGGCCTTTGCCCGCGCGGGGGCAAAGGTGGTGGTGAACGATAATGGATCGCCGCTCGATGGCGTCGGGACGGATGCCTCGCTGGCAGACATGGTAGTGCGGGAAATCCGCGACGCGGGCGGCGAGGCTGTCGCCAGCGTCGAAAGCGTGGCGACGACCGAGGGCGCCAATGCCATCGTCCAGACCGCGCTCGACGCCTTCGGCAAGGTCGACATATTGGTCAATAATGCGGGCAACCAACGCTTCGCCCGCATCTATGAAGCGACCGACGAGGATTTCGACAGTCTTGTCGCGGTGCATCTGAAGGGCACGTTCAACATGACCCGTGCCGTCTCGAAGCCGATGATGGCGCAGCGATACGGTGTGATCCTGAACACGGCCTCGACCGGAGGCCTCGGTTTTTACGGCAATTCCATCTATGCGGCGGTCAAGGAAGGGACAGTCGGTTTCACCCGTTCCGTCGCCCGCGATCTCGGGCCACATGGCATCCGTTGCAACGCCATCCGCCCCGGCGCGGTGTCGCGCATGCGAGCCGATCCCAAGGCGTCGGAAATGGCGAATGAGGCGGAACTGGTCCATGGCTTTCCGACCGCCTGGAACCAGTTCATCGTCCGCGACATGGTGACGAGCACGAACGAAGCGCCGGAAACCGACCTCAATCCCGATCATATCGCCAATTTCGTGCTGTGGCTCTGTTCGGACGCGGCGGCGAACGTCAACGGCCTCACCTTTCGCGTCGCGGGGGGCGAGATCGGTCTGATGACCGACCCGGAAGTGAGCCGGTCGGTGTTCCGCGCGGGCGGCTGGGATTTCAAGGCGCTCAACCAACCGCAGGTGCGCAATTATCTGATCGGCGGTCTCGTCAATCGCTTTGCGGGCAAGGGCGGACAATGA
- a CDS encoding alpha/beta hydrolase translates to MSEVDPELLPLVERMPTRPFAVETLAEDRETMRALWAAYVRPTDDGVKRTERFIPGPDGALRVVIFEPEVRAGVTPAMLFIHGGGFVGGTADNGEPFNRRIVAELGIVIVSVDYRLAPETRYPGAIEDCYAALLWMVREAGTLGIDPRRIAVEGVSAGGALAAALALMVRDRGEVSLAFQSLIYPMLDDRSAKAAPDGVTGKIGWFWESNAFGWTSLLGADVVGGSDVSPYASPARATDLAGLPPTYIGAAALDMLVFQNLDYAKRLIAVGVSTQVEVYPGAFHGFDVGTSTIAENFKKSRLAALKRGLGLA, encoded by the coding sequence ATGTCTGAGGTCGATCCCGAACTGTTGCCATTGGTCGAGCGGATGCCGACCCGGCCGTTCGCCGTCGAGACGCTGGCCGAAGACCGGGAGACGATGCGCGCGCTCTGGGCCGCCTATGTCCGCCCGACCGATGACGGCGTGAAGCGGACGGAGCGTTTCATCCCCGGTCCCGATGGCGCGCTCCGCGTGGTGATCTTCGAACCGGAGGTCCGCGCGGGCGTGACGCCGGCGATGCTGTTCATTCATGGCGGCGGTTTTGTCGGCGGCACGGCCGACAATGGCGAACCGTTCAACCGCCGGATCGTCGCGGAACTGGGCATCGTCATCGTCTCGGTCGACTATCGGCTGGCGCCTGAAACGCGCTATCCGGGGGCGATCGAGGATTGCTATGCCGCGTTGCTCTGGATGGTTCGGGAGGCGGGAACGCTCGGCATCGATCCCCGGCGCATCGCGGTCGAGGGGGTGAGCGCAGGCGGCGCGTTGGCGGCGGCGCTGGCGTTGATGGTGCGGGACAGAGGCGAGGTGTCGCTGGCCTTCCAGTCGCTGATCTACCCGATGCTCGATGACCGCAGCGCGAAGGCGGCGCCGGATGGCGTGACGGGCAAGATCGGCTGGTTCTGGGAAAGCAACGCTTTCGGCTGGACCAGTCTGTTGGGCGCGGATGTTGTGGGTGGATCGGATGTTTCACCCTATGCCTCGCCCGCGCGGGCCACGGACCTTGCAGGACTGCCGCCGACTTATATCGGCGCGGCGGCGCTGGACATGCTGGTGTTCCAGAATCTCGACTATGCCAAGCGTCTGATCGCAGTTGGCGTTTCGACGCAGGTGGAAGTCTATCCCGGTGCCTTCCATGGCTTCGACGTCGGGACCAGCACCATCGCCGAAAATTTTAAGAAAAGCCGCCTCGCCGCGTTGAAGCGCGGCCTCGGGCTGGCGTGA
- a CDS encoding SDR family NAD(P)-dependent oxidoreductase, with the protein MTDLTGKVALVTGGASGIGRASALALAQAGAAVAIADLSPENGEAVVKEIEAAGGRAIFIATDATDEAQVAHMVERTVAELGDLNIAFNNVGRGEVGATIVTTTSEKWDWILATSLKSTWLSMKYEIPVMQQAGGGCIVNMASTAGISPQIAGSPAYSAAKAGVVQLTRFAAKAHAADNIRVNSVAPGLTSTPMVEAWFTEEMKYEVYSKDQFTHRLTRPEEVAAAVVFLASPGASMITGVNIPVCGGLP; encoded by the coding sequence ATGACCGATCTGACGGGCAAGGTGGCGCTGGTGACGGGCGGGGCGTCGGGCATCGGCCGGGCGTCCGCGCTGGCGTTGGCGCAGGCGGGAGCAGCCGTCGCCATCGCCGATCTCAGCCCCGAAAATGGCGAAGCCGTCGTCAAGGAGATTGAGGCGGCGGGCGGGCGGGCGATCTTCATCGCGACCGACGCCACCGACGAGGCGCAGGTCGCGCATATGGTGGAGCGCACCGTCGCAGAACTGGGTGACCTCAATATTGCATTCAATAATGTCGGGCGGGGTGAAGTCGGGGCGACCATTGTCACGACGACTTCGGAGAAATGGGACTGGATTTTGGCGACCAGCCTAAAATCCACCTGGCTGTCGATGAAATATGAGATTCCGGTCATGCAGCAGGCGGGTGGCGGCTGTATCGTCAATATGGCATCCACCGCCGGGATCAGTCCGCAGATCGCTGGCTCCCCCGCTTATTCGGCTGCGAAGGCGGGGGTGGTGCAACTGACCCGCTTTGCCGCCAAGGCGCATGCGGCCGACAATATCCGGGTCAACAGCGTGGCGCCGGGCCTCACCTCCACGCCGATGGTCGAAGCCTGGTTCACCGAAGAGATGAAATATGAGGTCTATAGCAAGGACCAGTTCACGCACCGGCTGACCCGGCCTGAGGAAGTCGCGGCGGCGGTCGTCTTCCTGGCTTCGCCGGGCGCGTCGATGATCACGGGCGTCAATATCCCGGTCTGCGGTGGGCTGCCCTGA